The Myxocyprinus asiaticus isolate MX2 ecotype Aquarium Trade chromosome 31, UBuf_Myxa_2, whole genome shotgun sequence genome has a segment encoding these proteins:
- the LOC127421836 gene encoding START domain-containing protein 10-like, with amino-acid sequence MMMMMKSGDEVLIPDDRAFSRFKQECQCDEGWSLTYNKNNICVWIQVLEEEKGLHKIKCRMLSKDISAETMYDVLHDIEYRKKWDANVIETFDIGKLTVNADVGYYSWKCPKPLKNRDVITLRSWLPMGNDYIIMNYSVKHTKYPPKKDLVRAVSIQTGYLIQRTSPTSCTLTYLAQVDPRGSLPKWVVNKSSHFLAPKAMKRISKACLRYPEWKQKHSPGFKPWLFPEQNPLSSIPLSELSIQHADSLENIDESTLSESRDERAEHSDEDAPN; translated from the exons atgatgatgatgatgaagtccGGGGATGAGGTTCTGATCCCGGATGACCGAGCCTTCAGCAGGTTCAAACAGGAGTGTCAGTGTGATGAGGGCTGGAGTCTCacctacaacaaaaacaacatctgCGTCTGGATCCAGGTGCTGGAAGAAGAGAAGGGTTTACACAAGATAAAG TGTCGGATGCTGAGTAAGGACATCTCCGCCGAGACCATGTACGACGTGCTGCACGACATCGAGTATCGCAAGAAATGGGACGCGAATGTCATTGAGACGTTTGACATCGGCAAACTGACCGTCAATGCAGATGTGGGATATTATTCCT GGAAATGTCCTAAACCTCTGAAGAATCgtgatgtcatcactctgcgctCCTGGCTGCCAATGGGAAATGATTACATCATCATGAATTACTCTGTCAAACACACT AAATATCCTCCTAAGAAAGACCTAGTTCGAGCCGTCTCCATTCAGACGGGATACCTGATCCAACGGACCAGCCCGACCAGCTGCACGCTAACATACCTGGCACAGGTGGACCCaagag GTTCTCTTCCAAAGTGGGTTGTTAACAAGTCTTCCCACTTTCTGGCACCCAAA gCGATGAAGCGCATCAGTAAAGCCTGTCTTCGGTATCCTGAGTGGAAACAGAAACACAGTCCAGGTTTTAAGCCGTGGTTGTTCCCGGAGCAGAACCCTCTGTCCAGCATCCCTCTGTCTGAGCTCTCCATCCAACACGCTGATTCCCTGGAGAACATCGATGAGAGCACGCTGAGTGAGAGCAGAGATGAGCGTGCCGAACACAGCGATGAAGATGCACCCAACTGA